In the genome of Channa argus isolate prfri chromosome 8, Channa argus male v1.0, whole genome shotgun sequence, the window GgagcttttgtttatttctttaagcctgttttgtcattttataccATTCTTCATTACTTGAAGCCTGCCAGAGAGTTTAAACCATGGAAGATGAATGCTGTGCCTCCTCCCGAGAGCTACGCTGCAGAGTCGGAGAAGAAGAAGGGACCTCCTCCGGGCATGGATATGGCGATAAAGTGGTCCAATGTGTATGAAGACAATGGCGAAGATGCGCCACAACCTCACACTGGCGATGCCCAATTCCTTCCTGCAGAGGAGCAGCCATCTGACTCAGGttggtctttttaaaaattgagagGACATTTACCAGGTAGTACAGCTATTGAAACAGCACAGTAGGAACTGTATTGTCAATTACAACAATACGTAATTTAGTCAGTAACTTTATTATCTAGCTTGCAATAAATAAGCTTTAGCTTCAACACACAGGCGCAGACAACAGAGAATGTGAACGTCACAACTTACTAAATTGTTGTGGCACATGTTGGGATCACTTTAACCTTCTGTCAGTgagttgtttatttttgttgatgttttgaattttttccTGATTCCGAAAAGCATCGCCACAGTAGCTCAGCCAGCTTTTTAGTCGCACAAAACAAATGGTATACAGGTAAACTATTGTAACCCCTGTGGCAGACTGAGCCCCCATCTTTCATTTAGGAAATTAAAATATCAGGTCTTATAAATATAACAGACTTTTTGTCTCGGACACGGTTAAAGTATAAACATGAGAGAATTTTAAAGGTATCCAGAGatgcaaaacacaaattcaGCTGCGCCACTTTACTCATCTTGATGGAAAATTACCAAACAAGCTTACACTAAAACAACAAGAATACATTTGCCATTTTGGCAGTTTTCGCTTTGCATCCACACAGGAAAAGAGCTGGCGTTTGTTGTTTAAATAGTGTGAAGTTGATTAAACCAAGTATCCTAATGTTCCACTTTCCTTCCACTCCTCTGAATCGCTAAACCACTTCCCTGGTGATCAGATGAAGATTCAGAGAAGCCAAGTCACTCTTCCAAGAAACGTCGAGTGGAGACTTTtcggcagaaagagaaaaggaagagggACTTGGGACAAGCCACCTCTGACAAGAGTTTTGTCGAGGAGGAGAAAAGGATCCTCAGGCAAAAGGTCGAGTGAGGCCCTCGGTTTAAAATTTAATGTGAGCCAAAAACCTTCCCAAACATTAGCACAGTGcccaagcagacacacacagacattcagttggagtgttatactgtaaattgcaataacctttttgtttttaaatgactgtCACAGACTTGAAACAAAACTTTTACCATGAATTTGGCAAATCCCTCCTCTATTTTCCACGGCAAATACCAATGTTTACAATCTGGACCCCATAGGCTTGGCCATCATTTTGGATGTGTTTCCACTGGTTTTTTGCTGATGAGACACTGAGATGGGAGCATATCCCCACACACAGTATGCGAGTACTGGGCATTACCAAACAGGACAGGTTGCAATTTGCTTCCCCTCCAGTACTGTGGTTTAGACAACTTGATGAAATGAGTATTGTCTCATTGTCTCTATGTTCTTGCACATTTGCAGTGACAAATGGATTTAGATTGTTGTAAAACACTGCATGTAAAGAAGACGAATTTGACTACTGGCTACTTTTTCTGGAAGCATGATGGCATTAAACTTTAAGTGTGGTCATTTGACTttggctcttttttttattttattttattttttttattagtttaaaagaCTGACATCTGGTTATGATGGTTTTCTTGGTCTGtgctttcagtttgttttgtattaTACCAATATCTAATCACCACTGAATTCTAATGTATATTGTGTTAATGCTGTGACTTTCCTTTAACgatgtatttaaaatgacttaagctttgtagaaataataaaaaaaaaaacatttttccacaagACAGTTTGTCCTGTCCTAGTCGAACAAATCCCAGGTGATATCATTATCACAATGATACCATTATTAATTGTATGTACACCTGTTTTCTTActactgtgacattttaaaatgtcctcaGTGAAACAGTCCTGGTAATAGTTACAGAAGTGcctgctcttctgtcttattgGCTCTAGGTGGCGCCTGTAAGCTACACTAGAATTCACTCCCTTCATGTTTATGGTGAAGTTGGCAGGACTTAGTGTAAATATTGGGCATCTAAATCACAATCAGGGTCTGTGAATATGAGCAGGAATTCTGAGGAATGTAGTTgatttgtttgctttggtttttgttttttgtttttttccagcaaGTCTGTTCATTCTGTGTAAATAATTATATGGATTATTAgtagttctgttttcagtgagATATCATCAACCACATAATAAAGGATTTTAGTTGAGAAaacttttctgtcatttatttcaGACTAAAATGAACAGATCAACACCAATCAACACCAAGTCCTTTTATTATTGTTAGAACCCATTTAATAGATCATTTATTCCCCAAATCATTCTTGAGATTTATCTTTCCGCTATAACGAGATTTCAAGGCAGAATAAAGAGGAAAGTTCCCACTTTGCTTCAGTTTGGTGATCAGAGGAATTCCAGGCCTATCTGTCATCATGAGTTGACATGAAATAGTGGTAAATATGCTTCTGATAAAATTCCAGCCTGCAGGTATGTGCCTGGCCTTGTCTGAAATACGTACCTGGTCctgaacaacaacagcagcaccaacagaCTGATTTTATCAGCAATATTTACGAACATAAATCTCCTCTTACCGTACTGAGTGTATGACTAATGACCAGTGAGGTCACATTCATTAGTGTTTAAGAATGACTCATCTCACTGTCAGATTTGTTTCGAGTAAATGTGCGAAGTGTTTTGTTTCATGAATTATGCATAAAAGCAAAATTCCAGCTTGTGTATTGAACTGTATCTGCCTTTGATAAGATATCAACAGCATTACTGGACTGTAGCTTCTTTATGTCATAGAGATCAGGTTACCAGAGGGAGGCAGTGTTTGTCCTCCTGGATGTCACAGGACGAACCTTGTCTTAATTTAATAGAAAAGACAACTTCTTGGTCTTACGTTACACTGACGCAATCAGAACATCAGTCAATGAAGCCTTAAATTTCCTCTCAACATATTttgtatgaataaataaaccaaaataaactttatttatatagctcatTATTTCATACGACAGAGTGGAGTACAGTGACCTTTACAAAACGAGCAACAGAATGAAAACCACGATTAAAACACACCtggttgaaataaaaaagtacaaataaaacacacagcactgtaATAACAAACGAAACGATAAGATCAAGTTATTAGGTAAAAGCAGTCTGAAGCGAGGTGCCTGGTTTTATCTCTATTCAAAGACTGTGCCACAGTCGAGCGTTTAGTTTTGGTTAGAATCCTGGCTGCACTGTTGTTTGATCAAATCCTCATGGAGACCAGTGAAGAGGGCATTACGATAACCAAGGTGGCtcttaataaaatgtgaatcattCTTTAAACGTCTCTCTATAGAAATAGTGGATAAAAGGTCACTTTAGTGGTATTTTGACTATATGTTACAAAATTTAGATTACTGTCAAAAGTGaccctgatgttgttttcaaTAGATGTAGCGTTAAGAGATTATAAGCTAAAATGTgattacaaaaaatacaacGCAATCCAATCACATACAAGGATTCTGACACTTTCCCGTTCCACAGTTACGAGGCGTGTCAGTCACACACTGTTTATCACCGTGACACATTTACCGGAGGGCCAAGACCCTGTGATGCATTCAGGAATGTTTACTGAGCTGTCTGCCTTCAGCTGCTACTATCTGATATTTTCACGCAGCATGTTGCAGCTTGTGTCAAAATTTCGTTTTTGGCCTTCTGAGGTGTTGTGGTGCAAAGTGGAGAATAGTCAATCCAATCTGCCGACGTTGGCATCCACAAAGCTACAGCGCTAACGTGATTGAATTCAGAATTTAAAGAAACGCATTATACGCTTGGCGCAAATTGAGGATGCTGGGTCCATGTCAACAAACTCAGTGACTTGTTGATCTAAAATCTTCGCTCACTCTTGGAAGTTTTCTAGAGGCAAACAGTTGCTTTTCACACCAGCAGCTTGGCCCTCTATGTGAAACAGATGTTCACCAGAAAGGAAAACCTCTGTGGAGCTGGAGACACACGTGTACAGTATCTCTCTGAGCTCCCGTTTGAGCTTTCACTTTAGATTTGAATCCCCTTAACTGCATTTTATTGATGCATGGAATGGAATTGTGTTGAAATCAGCTCATGAGACCAAAGTAACTGCTTATCCCGGAGCAACACGGTGGTCGACAAACCGCAGGTTCATCTTTCTTGGACTCATATTAAATGCGGAGTGGAATTTTCCAAATGATGGTTAGACAGTAACTTAATATTGTAATATACGGTAACGTTGTGGCTCCGTCCCCTGATTGCAGCTCATTATTTCCACAGATTTCCCCTTGTTTGAAGTTAATGTAGCAGCCTTACCACCCAAAAACATGAAGTGTTGATTAGAGCAGCAATCTATAAATCAGAATTGTGTATGACTAATTGCCaaacttgatttttaaaatgtattttaaagaaaaatttgtGCACACTTATTAGTTTATCTTATTCGGACTTAAAACCTCTTCTCTGGCAATGCTCCTACACGACAGCTCTATTCTCTGTGTTAGTATTTTCGGAGATTTTAATACTGTCTGCATTCGTAACGTCCGCATGTACAACAAAAAGTCCCCTCACAGTGCAGAGATGATAGAGCACAGTGGCAAAAGAAAGGCAGTCTGACCTCTTCTCTTCAAAAACATGTCAGAGGCTGCCTGTTGAGAAGGATATGAAGCAGACGGCGTGTTCTCGCTTTTCTCAGAAGACGAAGGAGTCAGCCAGTGGTGGTTGTCTAACATGGCCGCTGGTCAGTAGTGGAGGAGGTGCAATCTTTGTGAATTCTGTTATCACGGCCTTTGTCCCGTGTTTGGCCCAATCAGGCTCAAGTGGGTGCCCTGTGTTTGGTGAGTCAGTAAATGCAGATTCAGTTAGCTGTGTTTGAAAGTGCTTCTGAGCATGAAATTACATCGTAATTGCCAGTTCAATTCTATGACTGAACCAAGTAGCTGTTTTATAATTGATCAGTATGTATGTCTGCAAAAAGATGCTCCCCTGTTCTCCCAGAAAGTTTGGTCAATCATagaattaaacactttttttttttttaactctctgAAGTtcgggaaggtaaacccacctTTAATTTAAGCTTATGTATATTATTGTTCAGGTCACTCTTTATGTTCTAATAGAAGCAAAAACTGTACAAAGTCTCAATATACTTCATATTTCATATCAAGAATTTTAATGGGCAAAAAAGGTCCCATTCTGGTTTCTGGCCCaagaaaaactttatttacatttttacttttgccaTACATCTTTTTACTACACTCGCATATGTTTCAGCTGAAATTAGCCAGCAGGATATTTATGTATCTCAGTCAGGTTTATTTCTAATGAGGTAAGAGCATATCTGGATTAAATTATGTTCATTCACACcaactttaatataaaaagcCTCTTTTGTGTAGACTTTTTATGGATCGTGGTCACACAAATCcagcacttctttttttttttatttagcatttaaaagttttggaaaTTGGCTTGTTGGTTTTCTTAGAGTAGACCTAAGTGTTACTTCTCTCATTCATCAGTTAAATATAAAGCCACAGTCCGTAACTTAGTCACTTCCTGCAAATCATGAAATTTATTTGTTGATTGTTGATTAGGTGGCGTAGAATATGTTGTTGAAAATCTAACCGTTTAGTGGACGGTTATCAATTAAATTTCATCTTGCTCTCTAAGACTTtagtttaaatgtacattaatgcttttaaacttccctatattaaaatatttctcaaattctagctgaaaaagggctccagatgacatcacacagaGATGTTCTTCATCACTGGGAGTtcacatgatgtcatctggggaactcttgaaaagcaggttgaccatgattagaaactccatagtttgagcaacgagatgacatcatctgaactgcaGGTTCCCCCgactgatgtcatctggaggcgtttttcagctaaaagtagagagggaagtttaatggatgtatgtatgtacatgcacaacctaaactagaaccataacaagcaagttcaaaatcagtaaagGCGTCCTTTAAAAAGACACTGCTGTAGACTCAAATGCAGTGAGACACTctttttctgaatatttttatagtaaGTTATGACTGAGTGGCTATAAAAAAGTAATGTGCCCCACTGGAACGTAAGACAGCAGTCAACCGTACGCTAACAGGACTCATCCATCTTGATTTATACCATGAGAAAAGCTTGTGTCCAAGGACATAAATTTAGTTGTGGTGTGTGCGGAGAAAAAGGGAAGGCCCATAAACTGGCTAGTGCAGAGAAAGAGGGGCAACAATGGGCAGCCATCAGGAGGAGAGCCCCAACAGCTGCAAAGTCCTGTATCcgaacacacactcacatgcacacagaaacgTGCACCCACATACACGCATGCAGCGTTTACTGCATTCTGTCTCCACGTTtctttctgtccctctctgtctgacacacacacacacacttggtttATTGGTCATACACTCTCTGACCAGGCTGTTTGAAAGGGGGCCAGCTAAGCAGATGTTCGGCCGCTGCCTTTACAAAGGCAcgagtgaaaagaaaagagaaaggagaagcCAGACTTCCTCATTTTTCCTTCGGTCAGCATGCAGAACAACCCatgagagcttttttttttgcttaattttCATATCAGTCATGTACGATTCTTAATAGATGAAGATCTGTAAGCCCATGgctgaaaatatttcttttgaataagtggtatttattttgtgttcattaataccctgaaatgtaattttcatctttatttcctTTGTTCAGTAGGCTGCCGAGAGGTTTCCTATCAGCTACATGTATTTGTAAAATACTTCTGAAACATAATGGCCTCTGTGCATGGTATGTTATGAAGTATGTATTAGTGTGTACGTATTTTCATCCAGGCAGAGGTCATTTTAACttctttaaactttatttaaatactaCTTAACAGAAGTATTTCAGTCCTATCAGATGTATTACCAAATGGGAGGGTGACACGGTAATTTTCCATCGATGATATTCCAGCTGCAAAGTTTCCCTTCTGAGTCAGATGTGTCACCAAAATAttatgttattagaaaatacaaaactaagcgccaaaagaaataaatgtctcAAGGACCCAGTTTCCACCATCATAAGTGGTAGAGGAGCCTCAAACCTAAACACAGACCAGTCCAGGGTCATAGGAACATAGGAACGTAGTAATGCCCATTTTAAAGTCTCCTCATTATGGCTATTGTGTTTAAAACCCACTTGAAGTAACCGTAGCTGTCAAACTGGTGAAGGGAACTGAGAAGTTGCttcagaaataaacaaaagtgaATGATAATAGTGAGCAGATCAGTAGCTttcggctcgtcccttcaggggtcgccacagtggaaagTGTTCCTCACATTTGGGATGAgttttctaatttttatttattttttttacgtcggatgcccttcctgctccaacccttccattttatccgggctcgggccCTTGATGCCTGGGCAGGGCCACCGACCCGATGCACGTCCGATTGAGTCATCAGGACCCCTTGAATAATAAGAGTGAATAAGCTGTTCTGAAGTTCAGCACTTTAGTTACATCACATGCGCAACTGTATGACCTCGGTAGGTGTCACAAGACAAGATCACGGTGTCTAGCATGCAAAAGACAAAGCTGCACATATTGACAACATTTGTCAAAAACATACAGCTCTTGCCCTGAAGGGAGTATGTAGAAGAATTGCAACACTTCTGTGACCTTCAAAAGTTTGGTTCCTTCCTTACGCCTTTAGCCTCCAACTTCCCCATCactctcccttttttttgtctccttcccacacagacacacacacactacgaAGCCTGCAGGTTTTGACCTGTAAATAAGTGCCCAGACAGGGTCTAGTCAGTCAGTCGGGGAGCCAGGCTGAGGCGTCAGGGCCTACGCGGCTCCTGCAGAGCAATAACAGATGCTTATCATGTTTTACTGAGGGTAGTGGTGGTTGTGGGGTTGGAGGGGGTGAATGTGGGATGCTGGAGCCCTGTCGATGAATAGCTCTGACAATAAATGCCCTCAATCATGGGTAGACATTGTACTTTAATAAAGGAGCAGCTTTGGCAGGAGGGTAACAATGGATTCAGATTCAttgagtcagtgtgtgtgtgttcaggtgtgtgtgtgtgtgtgtgtgtgtgtgtgtgtgtgtgtgtgtggcaggcgTACAAGAGCGCATGTGCACTCATACACCCACTGCAGCTTTTCAGCAGCTCATCCTCTTGCACATTCCAAGCAGAGGCAACAGCAAACAAATGGCTTAAGTTTAAAGTATTTCATTCTTTTCTCCACTGCGTCCGCCCCTCTCCTAAAGCCCCGGGTTGCGCTGCGAGCGGGGACAGGGGCTACATGCAAGGTCAAAGAGGAGTGGATTCCTCAAGATACACTTCAGATAAAACTGTCAGTCCAATAATCAGCAGCGATCCATCATTCTACAACCCCGGCTTTTGGCTTGGTGTTGACATTGGGGCATAAAAAATAGCCTTCATTTGTGTGTAATAATGAAGACGAACCCACGGGAAAGACAAATGCTTCATGACATTCCCAACCCGGCTCATTTGTGCAGTGGTAGCAGATGATTTAGAGCCGGGAGATTGTTGCCATCCTCTTTATTCTTACTCAAACTCCCCTGAGACGTGAgttgtttttcctgctgtttgctGAA includes:
- the c8h1orf52 gene encoding UPF0690 protein C1orf52 homolog, with product MSEEKKSGSLGFFSSYDDLSDSSDDSDSGEEGDSRKKRPRTDAAESGAQSSPHGVKRAAGGPSLPKPDELFRSVSKPAFLYNPLNKQIDWDGLAVKAPEEPAREFKPWKMNAVPPPESYAAESEKKKGPPPGMDMAIKWSNVYEDNGEDAPQPHTGDAQFLPAEEQPSDSDEDSEKPSHSSKKRRVETFRQKEKRKRDLGQATSDKSFVEEEKRILRQKVE